A genomic region of Chelmon rostratus isolate fCheRos1 chromosome 8, fCheRos1.pri, whole genome shotgun sequence contains the following coding sequences:
- the LOC121610301 gene encoding inactive phospholipase C-like protein 2, which produces MAEFGKDGSLPPLNLGDTAVPSDEAAGKTHCEVSVLNGDCGISENMVGSGSVVAPGSQAGVETANTSVGLDGKSEIPRRSSIIKDGSRQRKERKKTVSFSSMPTEKKISSASDCISAMVDGTELKKVRSNSRIYHRYFLLDADMQSLRWEPSKKESEKAKIDVKSIKEVRTGKNTDTFRTNGTYDQISEDCAFSIIFGENYESLDLVANTADVANIWVTGLRYLISYGKHTLNMIESSQNNMRSSWLGELFDEADSNNSKQITICAAVQLVKKLNPGLKNVKIELKFKELHKAKDKVGSDVTKEEFIEVFHDLCTRPEIYFLFVQFSSNKEFLDTKDLMIFLEAEQGMAQVSEDTSLEVIQKYEPSKEGQLKGWLSLDGFTNYLMSPECHIFDPEQKTVCQDMNQPLSHYYINASHNTYLIEDQFRGPSDVTGYIRALKMGCRSVELDVWDGPDNEPVIYTGHTMTSQIVFRSVIDVINKYAFVASEFPMILCLENHCSLKQQRVMFQHLKKILGDKIQLDPPKPEDCYLPSPFELKGKILLKGKKLSTNCTASEGEVTDEDEGAEMSQRMSIESAEQQTIAPKKFQLSKDLSDLVTLCKSVEFKDFPTSFQSQKQWELCSFNEVFASRCASDFPGDFVNYNKKFLARVYPSPMRIDSSNMNPQDFWKCGCQIVAMNYQTPGLMMDLNIGWFRQNGNCGYVLRPAIMREQVSYFSANTKDSVPGVSPQLLHIKIISGQNFPKPKGSGAKGDVVDPYVYVEIHGIPADCAEQRTKTVNQNGDNPLFDESFEFQINLPELAMVRFVVLDDDYIGDEFIGQYTIPFECLQPGFRHVPLQSLTGEVLPHTWLFVHVAITNRRGGGKPHKRGLSVRKGKRSREYASMRVLLIKAVDDVFKTALLPLREATDLRENMQNAIVSFKELCGLSAVANLKQCILALSSRLTGPDNSPLLVFNLTDQYPNLEPQGLLPEVLKKVVTTYDMVIQTSKTLLENYEGVYDRILQTQKAAMEFHENLHNLAVKEGLKGRKLHKAVESFTWNITILKGQADLLKHARSEVQENLKQIHYAALTCNLCKGGPAGGSSGSESKSRRSLEAIPEKATGEEELTDEDN; this is translated from the exons GATGGCTCAAGACAAcgtaaagaaagaaagaagacagtGTCATTCAGCAGCATGCCCACTGAGAAGAAAATCAGCAGTGCAAGTGACTGTATTAGTGCAATGGTGGATGGCACTGAGCTGAAGAAAGTGCGATCCAATTCTCGCATTTACCATCGTTACTTTCTCCTCGATGCCGACATGCAGTCGTTGAGATGGGAGCCGTCAAAGAAGGAATCAGAAAAGGCCAAAATTGATGTTAAATCCATCAAGGAAGTTCGTACGGGGAAAAATACAGACACTTTTAGAACTAACGGAACCTATGATCAGATATCGGAGGACTGTGCTTTCTCAATCATCTTTGGTGAGAACTATGAGTCCCTGGATTTGGTGGCAAACACTGCAGATGTAGCCAACATATGGGTTACAGGGCTGAGGTACCTGATCTCCTATGGGAAACATACCTTGAATATGATAGAGAGCAGTCAAAATAACATGCGCTCATCTTGGCTAGGTGAACTTTTTGATGAGGCAGACAgtaacaacagcaaacaaataaCAATATGTGCTGCTGTGCAGCTAGTCAAAAAGTTGAATCCAGgacttaaaaatgtaaagataGAGCTGAAGTTCAAGGAGCTTCACAAAGCTAAGGACAAAGTAGGCTCTGATGTGACAAAAGAGGAGTTCATTGAAGTCTTTCATGATCTATGTACCAGACCAGaaatttattttctctttgttcagtTCTCCAGTAACAAAGAATTTCTGGACACCAAGGACTTGATGATATTTCTGGAGGCAGAGCAGGGTATGGCACAAGTCAGTGAAGACACCAGCTTAGAGGTCATTCAGAAATATGAACCATCTAAAGAGGGCCAGCTCAAAGGTTGGCTTTCTCTTGATGGGTTCACCAACTATCTTATGTCTCCAGAGTGCCATATATTTGACCCGGAACAAAAAACTGTATGCCAAGATATGAACCAACCCTTGTCCCACTATTACATCAATGCATCCCACAACACATATCTGATTGAAGATCAGTTCCGAGGTCCCTCTGATGTGACGGGGTACATCCGTGCCCTCAAGATGGGCTGCCGCAGTGTAGAGCTTGATGTGTGGGATGGACCTGATAACGAACCTGTTATCTACACTGGTCACACGATGACATCACAGATTGTTTTTCGCAGCGTCATTGACGTCATCAACAAGTACGCCTTTGTTGCATCCGAGTTTCCGATGATCCTGTGTTTAGAAAACCATTGCTccttaaaacagcagagagtcatGTTTCAGCACCTAAAGAAGATCCTTGGAGACAAGATCCAACTAGATCCTCCAAAACCTGAGGACTGCTACCTCCCCTCTCCCTTTGAATTGAAGGGAAAGATCCTTCTTAAGGGTAAGAAACTGAGCACGAACTGCACTGCTTCAGAAGGTGAGGTGACAGATGAGGATGAGGGGGCAGAAATGTCTCAAAGGATGAGCATCGAGTCTGCGGAACAACAGACTATTGCACCCAAGAAATTCCAGCTGTCGAAGGACCTCTCTGATCTGGTGACCTTGTGCAAGTCTGTGGAGTTCAAAGATTTCCCAACATCTTTCCAGAGCCAGAAGCAATGGGAACTCTGCTCTTTCAATGAGGTTTTTGCCAGTCGCTGTGCCAGTGACTTCCCAGGTGACTTTGTTAACTACAACAAGAAGTTCCTAGCACGGGTCTACCCTAGCCCCATGCGGATTGACTCCAGCAACATGAATCCACAAGATTTCTGGAAGTGTGGTTGCCAGATTGTGGCAATGAACTACCAGACTCCTGGCCTGATGATGGATTTGAACATCGGCTGGTTCCGTCAGAATGGGAACTGCGGCTATGTGCTACGTCCAGCGATCATGAGGGAGCAGGTTTCATATTTTAGTGCCAACACTAAAGATTCTGTGCCTGGTGTTTCTCCACAGCTCTTGCACATCAAGATCATCAGTGGACAAAACTTCCCAAAACCCAAAGGCTCAGGTGCCAAGGGAGACGTAGTAGACCCCTATGTGTACGTGGAAATACACGGTATTCCTGCTGACTGCGCTGAACAAAGGACTAAAACGGTCAACCAGAATGGAGACAATCCTCTGTTTGATGAGAGCTTTGAGTTTCAGATAAATCTCCCCGAGCTCGCAATGGTGCGCTTTGTGGTGCTAGACGATGACTATATTGGTGATGAATTTATCGGCCAATACACAATCCCCTTTGAGTGTCTCCAGCCAGGTTTTCGCCATGTACCGCTACAGTCTCTGACAGGAGAGGTTCTGCCACATACCTGGTTGTTTGTTCATGTGGCCATAACCAATCGAAGAGGGGGTGGCAAACCACACAAAAGGGGACTGTCTGTACGAAAGGGAAAGAGGAGTAGAGAGTATGCCAGCATGAGAGTGCTATTGATCAAGGCTGTGGATGATGTCTTCAAAACAGCCCTGCTGCCACTGAGGGAGGCAACAGACCTcagagaaaacatgcag aatgCTATTGTGTCCTTTAAAGAGCTGTGTGGCCTTTCAGCAGTGGCTAACCTGAAGCAGTGCATCTTGGCCCTTTCCTCTCGACTGACTGGACCCGACAACAGCCCCCTTCTGGTGTTCAACCTTACTGACCAGTACCCTAACTTGGAGCCCCAAGGCCTACTACCAGAGGTCCTCAAGAAAGTCGTCACCACATATGACATG GTGATCCAGACCAGCAAGACCCTGCTAGAGAATTACGAAGGGGTGTATGACAGAATTCTGCAAACTCAGAAAGCAG cgATGGAATTTCACGAGAACCTCCATAACTTGGCTGTGAAGGAAGGGTTGAAGGGCAGGAAGCTGCACAAAGCGGTGGAGAGCTTCACATGGAACATCACCATACTGAAG GGTCAGGCAGACCTACTGAAGCACGCCAGGAGTGAAGTCCAGGAGAACCTCAAGCAGATCCACTATGCTGCGCTAACATGTAACCTGTGTAAAGGCGGACCAGCAGGTGGCTCCTCCGGCTCCGAGTCCAAGAGCAGACGGAGCCTCGAGGCCATTCCCGAGAAGGCCACCGGGGAGGAGGAGCTCACTGATGAGGACAACTAA